The genomic interval CGGGATGGATTTCGGCGTGTCCGGAATTCGGAACGGACTCCGATTAGGAGTCGCGGGGGAAATCCGCTAAAGTAGTGATCACGCCGGAAGGCGCGAAACACCCCGCTCCAACAGGGGGCCGGAAACGGAATTCGGACCGGAAACGGACTGAGAAACGGATCTGGTAAGGTTGGAAACAACGAAGGGAAGCGCCCCGAGGAAAGCCCGAGAGGGTGAGTACAAAGGAAGCGTCCGTTCCTTGAGAACTCAACAGCGTGCCAAAAGTCAACGCCAGACTATAAAATACCCCGTCTCCGGTCTTCTGACCGGGACGCGGTTCCTTTGAAAAGTCCTGTGAGCCTTTCGGGGCTGGCAGGCAACAACACAGCGAGGACGCTGTGCACGACTGGACTTATTCCGTCCGGTTGTGCCGCTCTCGTGTGTGTGCACCGGATTACCGGTAAACATTCACGGAGAGTTTGATCCTGGCTCAGGACGAACGCTGGCGGCGTGCTTAACACATGCAAGTCGAACGATGAAGCCCTTCGGGGTGGATTAGTGGCGAACGGGTGAGTAACACGTGGGCAATCTGCCCTGCACTCTGGGACAAGCCCTGGAAACGGGGTCTAATACCGGATAATACCTGCCGAGGCATCTCGGTGGGTTGAAAGCTCCGGCGGTGCAGGATGAGCCCGCGGCCTATCAGCTTGTTGGTGGGGTGATGGCCTACCAAGGCGACGACGGGTAGCCGGCCTGAGAGGGCGACCGGCCACACTGGGACTGAGACACGGCCCAGACTCCTACGGGAGGCAGCAGTGGGGAATATTGCACAATGGGCGAAAGCCTGATGCAGCGACGCCGCGTGAGGGATGACGGCCTTCGGGTTGTAAACCTCTTTCAGCAGGGAAGAAGCGAAAGTGACGGTACCTGCAGAAGAAGCGCCGGCTAACTACGTGCCAGCAGCCGCGGTAATACGTAGGGCGCAAGCGTTGTCCGGAATTATTGGGCGTAAAGAGCTCGTAGGCGGCTTGTTGCGTCGGATGTGAAAGCCCGGGGCTTAACCCCGGGTCTGCATTCGATACGGGCAGGCTAGAGTGTGGTAGGGGAGATCGGAATTCCTGGTGTAGCGGTGAAATGCGCAGATATCAGGAGGAACACCGGTGGCGAAGGCGGATCTCTGGGCCATTACTGACGCTGAGGAGCGAAAGCGTGGGGAGCGAACAGGATTAGATACCCTGGTAGTCCACGCCGTAAACGTTGGGAACTAGGTGTTGGCGACATTCCACGTCGTCGGTGCCGCAGCTAACGCATTAAGTTCCCCGCCTGGGGAGTACGGCCGCAAGGCTAAAACTCAAAGGAATTGACGGGGGCCCGCACAAGCAGCGGAGCATGTGGCTTAATTCGACGCAACGCGAAGAACCTTACCAAGGCTTGACATATACCGGAAACGGCCAGAGATGGTCGCCCCCTTGTGGTCGGTATACAGGTGGTGCATGGCTGTCGTCAGCTCGTGTCGTGAGATGTTGGGTTAAGTCCCGCAACGAGCGCAACCCTTGTTCTGTGTTGCCAGCATGCCCTTCGGGGTGATGGGGACTCACAGGAGACTGCCGGGGTCAACTCGGAGGAAGGTGGGGACGACGTCAAGTCATCATGCCCCTTATGTCTTGGGCTGCACACGTGCTACAATGGCCGGTACAATGAGCTGCGATACCGTGAGGTGGAGCGAATCTCAAAAAGCCGGTCTCAGTTCGGATTGGGGTCTGCAACTCGACCCCATGAAGTTGGAGTTGCTAGTAATCGCAGATCAGCATTGCTGCGGTGAATACGTTCCCGGGCCTTGTACACACCGCCCGTCACGTCACGAAAGTCGGTAACACCCGAAGCCGGTGGCCCAACCCTTGTGGAGGGAGCCGTCGAAGGTGGGACTGGCGATTGGGACGAAGTCGTAACAAGGTAGCCGTACCGGAAGGTGCGGCTGGATCACCTCCTTTCTAAGGAGCATATAGCCGACTGCGAGCGAATGACTCGCACGGTTGCTCATGGGTGGAACGTTGACTATTCGGCACGATCCGGTGGGATCACTAGTACTGCTTCGGCGTGGAACGTGAATTTCATCTGGGTCGGGCCGGGCACGCTGTTGGGTGTCTGAGGGTACGGACTTCGGTCTGAACCTTCTAACGCCGGCCCCGGTGAACTCCACTGCAAGGTGGGGGTGATGGGTGGCTGGTCGTTGCTTGAGAACTGCACAGTGGACGCGAGCATCTGTGGCCAAGTTTTTAAGGGCGCACGGTGGATGCCTTGGCACCAGGAACCGATGAAGGACGTGGGAGGCCACGATAGGCCCCGGGGAGCTGTCAACCAAGCTTTGATCCGGGGGTGTCCGAATGGGGAAACCCGGCAGTCGTCATGGGCTGTCACCCGCTGCTGAACACATAGGCAGTGTGGAGGGAACGCGGGGAAGTGAAACATCTCAGTACCCGCAGGAAGAGAAAACAACCGTGATTCCGGGAGTAGTGGCGAGCGAAACCGGATGAGGCCAAACCGTATGTGTGTGATACCCGGCAGGGGTTGCGCATGCGGGGTTGTGGGATCTCTTTTTCACAGTCTGCCGGCTGTGAGACGAGTCAGAAACCGTTGGTGTAGGCGAAGGACATGCGAAAGGTCCGGCGTAGAGGGTAAGACCCCCGTAGCTGAAACATCAACGGCTCGTTTAAGAGACACCCAAGTAGCACGGGGCCCGAGAAATCCCGTGTGAATCTGGCGGGACCACCCGTTAAGCCTAAATATTCCCTGGTGACCGATAGCGGATAGTACCGTGAGGGAATGGTGAAAAGTACCGCGGGAGCGGAGTGAAATAGTACCTGAAACCGTGTGCCTACAAGCCGTGGGAGCGTCGCGCATCGAGCTTGCTCGGTGCGTCGTGACTGCGTGCCTTTTGAAGAATGAGCCTGCGAGTTTGCGGTGTGTTGCGAGGTTAACCCGTGTGGGGAAGCCGTAGCGAAAGCGAGTCCGAATAGGGCGATTGAGTAGCGCGCCCAAGACCCGAAGCGGAGTGATCTAGCCATGGGCAGGTTGAAGCGGAGGTAAGACTTCGTGGAGGACCGAACCCACCAGGGTTGAAAACCTGGGGGATGACCTGTGGTTAGGGGTGAAAGGCCAATCAAACTCCGTGATAGCTGGTTCTCCCCGAAATGCATTTAGGTGCAGCGTCGTGTGTTTCTTGCCGGAGGTAGAGCACTGGATAGGCGATGGGCCCTACCGGGTTACTGACCTTAGCCAAACTCCGAATGCCGGTAAGTGAGAGCGCGGCAGTGAGACTGTGGGGGATAAGCTCCATGGTCGAGAGGGAAACAGCCCAGAGCATCGACTAAGGCCCCTAAGCGTACGCTAAGTGGGAAAGGATGTGGAGTCGCAGAGACAACCAGGAGGTTGGCTTAGAAGCAGCCACCCTTGAAAGAGTGCGTAATAGCTCACTGGTCAAGTGATTCCGCGCCGACAATGTAGCGGGGCTCAAGCGTACCGCCGAAGTCGTGTCATTCCAGCATGAGGGCCAACGCCCGCTGGGATGGGTAGGGGAGCGTCGTGTGCCGGGTGAAGCAGCCGCGGAAGCGAGTTGTGGACGGTTCACGAGTGAGAATGCAGGCATGAGTAGCGATACACACGTGGGAAACGTGTGCGCCGATTGACTAAGGGTTCCTGGGTCAAGCTGATCTGCCCAGGGTAAGTCGGGACCTAAGGCGAGGCCGACAGGCGTAGTCGATGGACAACCGGTTGATATTCCGGTACCCGCTTTGAAACGCCCAATATCGAATCCATTAATGCTAAGGCCGTGAAGCCGCCCTGGAGTCTTCGGACAAAGGGGAGTGGTGGAGCCGCTGACCCAAGGTGGTAGTAGGTAAGCGATGGGGTGACGCAGGAAGGTAGTCCAGCCCGGGCGGTGGTTGTCCCGGGGTAAGGGTGTAGGGCGCTGTCTAGGCAAATCCGGACAGCATGAAGCCTGAGACCTGATGCCGAGCCGATTGTGGTGAAGTGGATGATCCTATGCTGTCGAGAAAAGCCTCTAGCGAGTTTCATGGCGGCCCGTACCCTAAACCGACTCAGGTGGTCAGGTAGAGAATACCGAGGCGTTCGGGTGAACTATGGTTAAGGAACTCGGCAAAATGCCCCCGTAACTTCGGGAGAAGGGGGGCCATGTCCGGTGATGGAATTTACTTCCTGAGCTGGGTGTGGCCGCAGAGACCAGCGAGAAGCGACTGTTTACTAAAAACACAGGTCCGTGCGAAGCCGTAAGGCGATGTATACGGACTGACGCCTGCCCGGTGCTGGAACGTTAAGGGGACCGGTTAGCTTGGATTCGTCCAGGCGAAGCTGAGAACTTAAGCGCCAGTAAACGGCGGTGGTAACTATAACCATCCTAAGGTAGCGAAATTCCTTGTCGGGTAAGTTCCGACCTGCACGAATGGCGTAACGACTTCTCGACTGTCTCAACCATAGGCCCGGTGAAATTGCACTACGAGTAAAGATGCTCGTTTCGCGCAGCAGGACGGAAAGACCCCGGGACCTTTACTATAGCTTGATATTGGTGTTCGGTTCGGCTTGTGTAGGATAGGTGGGAGACTGTGAAGCATGCACGCCAGTGTGTGTGGAGTCGTCGTTGAAATACCACTCTGGTCGTGCTGGATGTCTAACCTGGGTCCGTGATCCGGATCAGGGACAGTGTCTGGTGGGTAGTTTAACTGGGGCGGTTGCCTCCTAAAGAGTAACGGAGGCGCCCAAAGGTTCCCTCAGCCTGGTTGGCAATCAGGTGTTGAGTGTAAGTGCACAAGGGAGCTTGACTGTGAGACCGACGGGTCGAGCAGGGACGAAAGTCGGGACTAGTGATCCGGCGGTGGCTTGTGGAAGCGCCGTCGCTCAACGGATAAAAGGTACCCCGGGGATAACAGGCTGATCTTCCCCAAGAGTCCATATCGACGGGATGGTTTGGCACCTCGATGTCGGCTCGTCGCATCCTGGGGCTGGAGTCGGTCCCAAGGGTTGGGCTGTTCGCCCATTAAAGCGGTACGCGAGCTGGGTTTAGAACGTCGTGAGACAGTTCGGTCCCTATCCGCTGTGCGCGTAGGAGTCTTGAGAAGGGCTGTCCCTAGTACGAGAGGACCGGGACGGACGAACCTCTGGTGTGCCAGTTGTCCTGCCAAGGGCATGGCTGGTTGGCTACGTTCGGAAAGGATAACCGCTGAAAGCATCTAAGCGGGAAGCCTGCTTCGAGATGAGGACTCCCTCCTCCTTTGAGAGGGTAAGGCTCCCAGTAGACGACTGGGTTGATAGGCCAGGTGTGGAAGACCGGTAACGGTTGGAGCTGACTGGTACTAATAGGCCGAGGGCTTGTCCTCAGTTGCTCGCGTCCACTGTGTAGGTTCTGAAGTAACGACCCGTGTCGATATCCGGTTTCGTTAATTTCATAGAGTTTCGGTGGTCATAGCGTTAGGGAAACGCCCGGTTACATTCCGAACCCGGAAGCTAAGCCTTTCAGCGCCGATGGTACTGCATGGGGGACCGTGTGGGAGAGTAGGACGCCGCCGAACAATTTTTAGCCTCAGGCCCCGAGTTTCCACTCGGGGCCTGAGGCATTTTTGCGTTGTCACACTTTGCCGGCCTCTTTCGTCTCCACAATGGATCCCCTGTCGGACCCCGCATAGGGCTCCGCATCGGATCCCACCTTGAGTCCCATGGAAATCCCCGTGGGACCGGACGTGGACGAGACGGAAGGAGCCGGCGCCCCTCATGGCACTGCTGGCCGACTTCGAGAATCACCGATCACGACTGTGGGCCGTCGCCTACCGCATCACCGGCTCGGTGGCCGACGCGGACGACGCCCTCCAGGAAGCATGGCTCCGCTGGCAGCACCTGCCCGACGACGAGGCCGCCAACCCGGGCGCGTACCTCACGGCCGTCGTGAGCCGCATCTGCTTCGACCAGCTCGGTTCCGCCCGCGCGCGCCGCGAGACCTATGTGGGGCCGTGGCTGCCCGAGCCCGTCGTCGCCGACGCGCCCGGCCCCGAGGACCGGGTGACGCTCGACGAGTCCGTCGGCATAGCGCTGCTCGCCGTCCTCGAACGGCTCACCCCCGCCGAGCGCACGGCGTTCATCCTCCACGACGTCTTCGCCGTGCCCTTCGGTGAGATCGCCGAAGTGGTCGGGCGGACCCCGGTGTCCGTAAGGCAGCTGGCGTCCCGGGCCCGTAGGCGCGTACGGGCCGAAGCGCCGCGGCGGTCCGTCGACCGGGACGAGCACCGGCGCACCGTCGAGGCTTTCCTCGCCGCCGTCCTGGGCGCGGACCTCGACGGGCTGCTGGCCGTCCTCGATCCCGAGGTGACCTGGCGGTCGGACGGCGGGGGCAAGGTTTCGGCCGCGCGCCGGCCCGTACTCGGCCGGGAGAAGGTGGCCCGTTACGTCCTGGGGATCGGCCGCGGCCTCGACCCGCTGACCATGCGGCTCCTCCTGCGAGAGGTCAACGGCGCCCCCGGCCTGGTTTTCGCCGACCCCATGGGAGGCAGGGTCTCGGTCTTCGCGTTCACTGTGCACGAGGGCCGGATCACCGAGGTCGACGCCGTCGCCAACCCCGACAAACTCCGGCACCTGGACGTGCGGGCACTGTGACCGGAAACAGCCCCCGCCTCCATGTCACATTCCTGCCGGCCGCGTCGTCGAGTGGGCATGATGACGCACTCTCCGCACGCCTCGCAGGTCGTTGTCCTCGGCGCCGGCTACGCGGGTCTCTCCGCGGCCCTCCGGCTGGCCCCCTATGCCCGGGTCACCCTCGTCGACCCCGCCGACCGCTTCACCGAACGCGTCCGGCTCCACGAACTCGCCGCAGGGCGCCCCGAGGTGAGCCACCCACTCTCCGCGTTCCTCCGGGGCACCGGCATCCGGCACCTCGCCGCCCGCGCCGTCGAACTGGACCTGGCCGGCCGCCAGGTCCGCACGGACAACGGACGCACGCTCCTCTACGACCGACTCGTCTACGCACTCGGCAGCGTCACCGACACCCGCGCGGTGGGCGACCACGCCTACACCGCGGAATCGGCGGCCGAACTGCGCAAGCGGCTCCAGGACGGACCGGGCAGGCTCACCGTCGTCGGCGGTGGGCTCACCGGCATCGAACTCGCCGCGGAGATCGCCGAGTCGAACCCGCGCTGGGAGACGCGCCTGCTCACGGCCGGCACCCTGGGCGCGGGCCTCTCGCCCAAGGGACGCGCCCACGTCCGTACGACCCTCGGCGCCATGGGCGTACGGGTCGAGGAGGGCCGGCGGGCCGCGTCGGCGCACGATGTCGACGCGGACGTCGTCGTGTGGGCGGCGGCCATGCGGCCGGTGACGGACCTCGCGGCCGGGGCCGGCCTGGCCCTCGACGCATCGGGCCGGATCGCCGTCGACCACGCCCTCCGCTCGACCACCGACCCCGCGGTCTTCGTGGCGGGCGACGCGGCGGCCAGCTCCCTCCGCATGGCGTGCGCGACGGCCATGCCGACCGGCGCCCACGCCGCCGCGGGCGTGCTCGCCGACCTCCGGTCCCGGCCCGCGCGGCCGCTCGACTTCCGCTTCGTCGTGCAGTGCCTCAGCCTCGGCCGGACCGACGGCCTCATCCAGCCGGTGCACGCGGACGACAGCCCCCGCCCCACCGCCCTGACCGGCCGCACGGCAGCCCGCGTCAAGGAGCAGGTCGTACGGTCCACCGTCCGGGTCCTCCACCTGTCGGCGACCCGGGCCCGCGTGCTCCGGCGGGCCCAGGCGGGACGGTAACGACGTTCGGGGCATGAGGAGTTGGTGGAAGAGCCGGGTGCGGCCGGCGCAAGAAGTGAGGCGCATGTCGAAGGGCGCTCAGGAATCCCCGAGCGCCCCCGATGGTGCGTGCTGGTTCAGGGCCCGACCGGTGGCCCCGTCGCCACCGCGCCCCGCGGTGCGGCGTTGCGCTCCGCCCAGGCGGAGAGCGCCGACCTACAAGCGTGGTCCATGTGCCGCAGCCCGCTCAGGTCGAGCTCCACGCCGTGCCCCGGGCGGGGCAACTCCTCCAGCTCGTCCAGCAGCTTCGGCAGGCGCAGGAAGTTCGCGTTCCCGAGCACCCGGGCGCGGACGACGCCGTCCTCCGCCCCGACCGTCTCCACATGCACATGGGAGGTCTCCCACGCCGCCTTGGCGATCGCCATGAGGAGGCCGAGGAGGACGCCCTCGAAGAGGTTCGTCGTGACGATGGCTCCCGTGGTCACCACCAGCACGACCGCCTCGCCGCGGTGCTCGTGCCACAGCCGGGCGAGGTCGCGGCCGGGGATCAGCTTCCAGCCGGCGTGGATCAGCACACCCGCGAGCGCTGCCACCGGGATGATCTCCAGGGCCCAGGGCAGTAGGGCGGCGAAGACCAGCATCCACAGCCCGTGCAGGACGCGAGAGGCCTTCGTGCGGGCGCCCGCGTTCACATTGGCCGCGCTACGGACGATCACCGCCGTCAGCGGGAGCGCGCCGAGCGCCCCGCACACCGTATTGCCCGCGCCCTGCGCGATCAGCTCCTTGTCGTAGTCCGTGCGCGGCCCGTCGTGCAGCCGGTCCACGGCCGCGGCGCTGAAGAGCGACTCCGCCGAGGCGATCAGCGCGAAGGCCAGCACGGTGCCCAGCACACCCATCTCGGTGAGCCGGGCGAGGTCCCGGGAGCCGGGCGGCTGCACGGCGTCGAGCAGGCCGCTCACCTGGATCCGCGCCACCGGCAGCGACAGGCCCGCCACCGCGGCCGTCGCCAGCGCGACCGCCGCCAGGGGGCCGGGCAGGACCTGGGCTCCGCGCCGCCAGCGGGGCCACAGCACCAGGACGGCCATCGTGCCGACGCCGACGGCGACGGCGCACATCGCGTCCGACGAGCCCAGGGTGTCGACGAGCAGTCCGGGAAGGCCGCCCAGGTTGGCCAGGCCGCCGCCGGGAGGGGCGGTGTCGGCGAGGGCGTAGAGCTGGCCGGCCATAAGGACGAGGCCGATGCCCGCCAGCATCCCCTGGACCACGGCGACGGAGATCGCCCGGAACCACCGCCCCAGGCGCAGCACCCCCATGGTGATCTGGAGCAGGCCGGCGGCGAGCACCAGGGCGCCGAGTGCCCCGAGCCCGTACTCCCGCACGGCTTCGAAGACGAGCACGGTCAGTCCCGCGGCGGGGCCGCTGACCTGGAGGCTGCTGCCCGGCAGGAGACCGGTGAGGAGGCCGCCGACCACGCCGGTGACGAGCCCCAGCTCGACCGGGACCCCGGAGGCGACGGCGATGCCCACGGACAAGGGGACCGCGACCAGGAAGACGACGAGCGAAGCCGTGAAGTCGGCCCGGAGGTCCGCCTTGCGCTCAAGGCTCGTCCGGGGACGGACATGGGGATGGTTTGACCGGAGCTTGGCCCGGGAGAACACATTCCGGGCATGGCTGAAGGGTATTTTGTCCATGAGCTTGCCTCCAGTGCGCGGCGGCGCGCACAGCGATGCGGATCGTTGCCTGTCGAAGGGGGAGTACGGGCAGCGGGAAGACGTCGTCGTGGGGGCGGCGGACGGTAAAGGGTGACGGAGCGTGCCGTGGACACCCGCGGTCATTCTGTCCAAGTGGCGCCGTAGGTTGAGCTGTTGGCGTGTTACCACGGTGTAAACGCGGGGTCGGGCCGCCGGAATCGGATGCTCGGTTCACTCCGGCGTGTGCCTGTGTGGTCTTGCGTTCGCCTCGCGCCGGAGCGCGGCGCACACGCTGGGTGCGAAGATGGCGGGGCACGCCCCTGGAACCCAGCGCAGCGAAGAGGTGAGCGAGCTCCGTGGCCCAGAAAG from Streptomyces albireticuli carries:
- the sigJ gene encoding RNA polymerase sigma factor SigJ, which codes for MALLADFENHRSRLWAVAYRITGSVADADDALQEAWLRWQHLPDDEAANPGAYLTAVVSRICFDQLGSARARRETYVGPWLPEPVVADAPGPEDRVTLDESVGIALLAVLERLTPAERTAFILHDVFAVPFGEIAEVVGRTPVSVRQLASRARRRVRAEAPRRSVDRDEHRRTVEAFLAAVLGADLDGLLAVLDPEVTWRSDGGGKVSAARRPVLGREKVARYVLGIGRGLDPLTMRLLLREVNGAPGLVFADPMGGRVSVFAFTVHEGRITEVDAVANPDKLRHLDVRAL
- a CDS encoding NAD(P)/FAD-dependent oxidoreductase, giving the protein MMTHSPHASQVVVLGAGYAGLSAALRLAPYARVTLVDPADRFTERVRLHELAAGRPEVSHPLSAFLRGTGIRHLAARAVELDLAGRQVRTDNGRTLLYDRLVYALGSVTDTRAVGDHAYTAESAAELRKRLQDGPGRLTVVGGGLTGIELAAEIAESNPRWETRLLTAGTLGAGLSPKGRAHVRTTLGAMGVRVEEGRRAASAHDVDADVVVWAAAMRPVTDLAAGAGLALDASGRIAVDHALRSTTDPAVFVAGDAAASSLRMACATAMPTGAHAAAGVLADLRSRPARPLDFRFVVQCLSLGRTDGLIQPVHADDSPRPTALTGRTAARVKEQVVRSTVRVLHLSATRARVLRRAQAGR
- a CDS encoding SulP family inorganic anion transporter; amino-acid sequence: MDKIPFSHARNVFSRAKLRSNHPHVRPRTSLERKADLRADFTASLVVFLVAVPLSVGIAVASGVPVELGLVTGVVGGLLTGLLPGSSLQVSGPAAGLTVLVFEAVREYGLGALGALVLAAGLLQITMGVLRLGRWFRAISVAVVQGMLAGIGLVLMAGQLYALADTAPPGGGLANLGGLPGLLVDTLGSSDAMCAVAVGVGTMAVLVLWPRWRRGAQVLPGPLAAVALATAAVAGLSLPVARIQVSGLLDAVQPPGSRDLARLTEMGVLGTVLAFALIASAESLFSAAAVDRLHDGPRTDYDKELIAQGAGNTVCGALGALPLTAVIVRSAANVNAGARTKASRVLHGLWMLVFAALLPWALEIIPVAALAGVLIHAGWKLIPGRDLARLWHEHRGEAVVLVVTTGAIVTTNLFEGVLLGLLMAIAKAAWETSHVHVETVGAEDGVVRARVLGNANFLRLPKLLDELEELPRPGHGVELDLSGLRHMDHACRSALSAWAERNAAPRGAVATGPPVGP